The region GGAAGAGTAGAGAGGTGAGGTCCTCGTGGGGCTTTGAGTCCAGTTCCTCAACCAGAGAGCTACGCCGGGCTCACTACCAGGTGCTGAGGACCATTAGTTCGGGGGGCCTTGGCACCGTCAAGTTGGCCAAGCACCTTCCCACGGACTCCCTGGTGGCCGTGAAAATCCTGGACAAGATCGACAGTGAGTTCTTTGCCTCGGAAGTGGACATCCTAAAGTCTGTGGACCACCAGAATATCGTCAAATTGTTTGAGGTGGTAGAGACACGGGGGTGGTTGTTCTTGGTGATGGAGCACATAGATGGAGACCTAGAGGACCACCTGCAAAAGGTgggcaggatggaggaggaggaggccagacCAATATTTTGGCAGATCTTGCGGGGGGTCAATTACTGCCATGACAATGGCATTGCTCACAGGGACCTCAAGGCAGAAAATATCCTGCTGGACAGCAGAGGCACAGCCAAGCTCTGTGACTTCGGGCTGAGTACACGGTTCCTGCCCGGGGAGCTGCTGAACATGGAGTGTGGGACAATGGCCTACTGGCCGCCTGAGatgttcaagcaccaggaataCCAGGGCCCCAAGCTGGACGTCTGGTGCCTGGGTGTGCTCCTTTACTATATGGTGATGGGCGTCCTCCCCTATGACATCAGGTCATGGGCTGTGCTCAAAGAACAAGTGATAGCCGGAATATTTAAAGTCCGGAAAAGTTTCTCCCCTGAGCTTCGAGGGCTTTTGGCACATACGATGAGGATCAATCCTGATCTGAGACCATCTGTTTGGCAATTAATGTGTTACCCCTGGTTCAGAAAAATTGAGGAAAGCCCAGCAagtcccaggcaaaaagttcaggaGCAGCCAGACGCCACCATTTTGCATATAATGACCTCCTACCTGGGATTTACCTCAGGGGAGGTGCGGGCAGCTCTGTCTTGTAGGACTTTCAATGCTGCCAGGGCCACTTTCCAGATTCTGCAGCAGCAGCAAAACCAGGGCCAAGACTTGACCAGTCTGGTGAGGCGCCCCCTTCCTGGGCCTCCACCTTGTCCCTCGCCTGTGCACCCATCTTGTCGAAATGTGCCCTTCAAGAGAGCCAGTGCTCCTGTGCGCCACCCTGCTGCTGGCCTGCCTgctgagcagcaggaggaggagggtggcaaGAAGGACACCAGGTCTATGTACCTCTGGAGCCCCAGCACATCTGTAACAGGTGGGGAGACTGAGGGCAGCCAGCCTCCCCCTGCTCCAGCAGCAGCAGTAATGACCCTCCCCATGGACCATTCCATGGAACTGATCTGCCCAGTCCCTGAGGAGGAGAAGCATGTGAGCAGCAGGGCTGATTCCCTCCCAGCCCGTAAGCAGCAGAAGCACATGGGCATCAGGACTGAGTCTCTCCCCCACGTCCGATATAATACATGGACATGGAGCACAGAGGGGGAGAGGGATATCAGCTTGGCTGATCCGGAAACCTCTGCTCAGTTGTGGAAGGAcccagaggagacagagagaagtgaACTGGCCTCCAAACCCACTGCAGCAGAAACACCCACCAGGGATACAGAGGCAGCGATGGGGGGCAGCACCCCTCCTTCCTTGGATCCTGCAGGTGCAGAAACTTCCACAAATGGGAGAG is a window of Perognathus longimembris pacificus isolate PPM17 chromosome 2, ASM2315922v1, whole genome shotgun sequence DNA encoding:
- the LOC125344840 gene encoding sperm motility kinase 2B-like, producing MTRKSREVRSSWGFESSSSTRELRRAHYQVLRTISSGGLGTVKLAKHLPTDSLVAVKILDKIDSEFFASEVDILKSVDHQNIVKLFEVVETRGWLFLVMEHIDGDLEDHLQKVGRMEEEEARPIFWQILRGVNYCHDNGIAHRDLKAENILLDSRGTAKLCDFGLSTRFLPGELLNMECGTMAYWPPEMFKHQEYQGPKLDVWCLGVLLYYMVMGVLPYDIRSWAVLKEQVIAGIFKVRKSFSPELRGLLAHTMRINPDLRPSVWQLMCYPWFRKIEESPASPRQKVQEQPDATILHIMTSYLGFTSGEVRAALSCRTFNAARATFQILQQQQNQGQDLTSLVRRPLPGPPPCPSPVHPSCRNVPFKRASAPVRHPAAGLPAEQQEEEGGKKDTRSMYLWSPSTSVTGGETEGSQPPPAPAAAVMTLPMDHSMELICPVPEEEKHVSSRADSLPARKQQKHMGIRTESLPHVRYNTWTWSTEGERDISLADPETSAQLWKDPEETERSELASKPTAAETPTRDTEAAMGGSTPPSLDPAGAETSTNGRGRPWKRLKKCISNWLRKMCCCCLPG